The DNA sequence TTTAATGATCTCTATCAGAATTTTATGGCTGAGCATGTTGACCAATCCAATCATGAATATGTCCAAAAGTTTAAAAAATCAATAGATAAAAAATATAGAGAAAATAAAGATTTCGTAGAAAAAATACTATTTCGAAATGATTATACTGATATCGAGGAGTATGTACCTCCCTTTGCGAAGAGATCAGAGCGAATTAAAAATATAGCTAATACTATAAAAAGCAATATTCATTCTGAAAACGAGTACATAAAACTTTTGCACGATTATGTACATATGAATATGAATAGAATATTCCTGACAAAAGCAAGAATGCACGAATTCGTTATATATTATTTGCTTTCAAAAACATATAACTCAATATTGAAAAGAAATGATAAAGAAAGCTGAAATTGACATTATTGTTGACGATATAAGATTAGAAATTGAAAGAAATAACAGTGTTTTTAATGATGCTTCAATTGAGTATGGTAAGATGGGAGCTGCACTTTACTATTTCTATTGCCAGAAATATTACAATAATCAGTCATTCGTTAAAAGAGGAGAATTGTTGATTGAAGAGTCTATAACAATACTATCAGAAACTTCAAAGAAAAATGAATATATACCGAAGTATAAAGGGGATTCTGTATCACAATCGTTATCCAGTTTTGGGAAAGGACTTTTATTTATTCAAAACAGATTTGAATTGGAATACGATTTTTCTGAATATTATTCTATGCTCAATGAAGTACTTTATGAATCCACTAGACAAGCAATAAATAGAACTGATTATGACTATTTCAGCGGGTGCTTGTCTTCTGGTTTCTATTTTTTAAATCAATATTACTACAATAACAACGATCAGCACTCAATACAAATTTTAAAGGAAATTGTAGATTCAATATTGAATAGTGCAATTCATCATAATAAAGTGGAAATATACTGGAGATCTCCTACTTATTGCAATCAAGTTTATTTAGGATTATCCCATGGTTCAGCAATGATCATTAATTTCTTAACGAAAATCTTCCTTTTTAAAATCCATAATGAGAAATCAGAGGAAATAGAATCTGTTGTAAGAAAATCAATACGTTTTCTGATGAATAGGAAAAGAAATTTAACAAATGGATATTTCCCTTATAAATTTCCTGCTATTGAGCCGTTTGCGGAAACACAATTTTCGATGTGCTATGGTGATCTGGGTATCCTTTTAGGGATATATAACGCTACCCGGGCTTTTGATTTAGTTGATTTGAGTGAAGAGGTGAACACGATGTTGCATACATGCTCATCGCGAAAAATAAATAAGAACCAAACGCAGGACGCAAGTATATTATATGGTGCAGCTGGCTTAAACCAAATATTTAAGGATTTATTTGAAGCTTCAGGAGATTCTATTTTTGATAATGCTTCCCATTATTGGTATAAACAGATATTACAATATAGAAATAAGGAAAAATTAAAATTAGCCGGATTTATATTTGATTATGAGGAAGACAAAAAGATTCATTCTTCAGCGAAATACTCATTTTTTTGGGGTATTGGAGGAATTGGAATAACTCTTATGCTAGAAAATGATGAATCTCTTCCAAATTTGAATGAAATAACTTTAATCGGAATCAAAAATTGAATATGAAGTTTATTCCTCAGCATGACCAAATGGATTGTGGTCCAGCCTGCCTGTCAATGATTGCTTCCCACTACGGCAAACACATTGATTTACAATTTATAAGAGATAAAGCCTTCCTGACTAGAGATGGAGTTTCTTTACTTGGTTTGTATGAAGCTTCTAACGAATTAGGATTTGAAACAACAGGAGTTCAATTAGGTATTGAAGATATCGAAGATATTCAGTTGCCTTGTATTCTACATTGGAATCAGAACCATTTTGTTGTATTGCGTTCTGTAGGCACAAGATTCATTTCGAAAAATAAAATCTTTAAAATTGCTGATCCGAGTTATGGATTTCTTTCAGTTGATGAAGAGAAATTCAAACAATCTTGGTTATCCAATAATAATGAAGGTGTTGCTTTACTATTAGATCCTAAAGAGAAATTCTTCGATTCCACATTCATAGCAGAAGATAAGATTTCGCTCAAATCGATGACTTCTCATATAATTCCTTATAAAAAAGAACTATTAAAACTTTTCTTCTTTTTGTTATTAGGTGCGGCAACGACCCTTGTATTTCCACTTTTAACTCAAAAGCTTATTGATGATGGCGTCAATAAAAAAGACGTAAACCTAATAGGTCTAATTTTACTAGCCCAACTTTTATTTTTTACCGGAACTATAATCTTTGATATCTTTAGAAATTGGATCGTTCTTAAAATAGGCACTAAAATCAATATAAAAATAATTTCAGACTTTTTAAACAAGCTATTAAAACTTCCAATTAAATTCTTTGATACGAAAATGATGGGAGATTTTAATCAACGTATTCAAGATCATGAAAGAATTGAACAGTTTTTAACATCCCAAAGTATATTAACTCTTCTGTCATTTATTTCATTTTCAGTATTCTTTGGAGTTCTTTGGTATTATGATTATAGAATTCTATTAGTGTATTCAATATTAACGACGCTATCCATAATATGGTCTATGTATTGGCTAAAGAAAAGAGAGATTATAGACTATTTTAGATTTCACCAACGTAGCCAGGATAAAGAAGCCATTTATGAGATAATAAATGGAGTAACAGAAATGAAGTTAAACCAATATGAAGAATTGAAGAGAAAAGAATGGGAAGAAATTCAACAAAAACTCTTTAAAACCAACATAAGAGTTTTAAGGATAAACCAAATCCAATTAACGGGTTTTGATTTCATTAATCAAACGAAAAACATATTAGTGACCTTCCTTGCTGCTTATTTTGTAGTAACTGATTACATGTCTTTAGGGAGTTTGTTAAGTATTTCTTATATCATCGGGCAAATGAATAGCCCGGTCAATCAATTAGTATCATTTTTAAAATCATTACAAGATGCCAAACTTAGCCTATCAAGGTTAAATGAAGTAGAAAATCATAAAAAAGAAGAACATGGAGAATTAAAGCTTTTAAATATTAAATCTAATCATCTTTCAAATGGAACGATGAAAGGCATTACGTTAGAGAGTGTTTCTTTTCAGTATGAAGGACCAAAATCTCCTTTTGTTCTAAACGATTTAAAGATTTCCATTCCTGAAGGTAAAGTCACCGCCGTTGTAGGAGCAAGTGGCAGCGGTAAAACTACCCTGATGAAACTTCTTTTAAGATTCTATGATCCTACAAATGGGTCAATATATTATAATGGAGATAATGTACTTTACTTATCACCAAAAAGCATTCGCGAAAACTGCGGTGTGGTTATGCAGGACGGTTATATCTTCTCTGATACAATAGAGCGGAACATCGCTACTGGTGACGAAAATATCGACAGAAAGAGATTAGATCATGCCGTTAAAGTGGCGAACATAGAATCTTTTATAGAAAGCCTGCCATTAGGGTACAATACAAAGATTGGAGCTGCTGGAAACGGCATATCGGGAGGTCAGAAACAGCGTATCCTAATTGCACGTTCGGTTTACAAGAATCCACATTACATATTCTTTGATGAAGCTACCTCTGCCTTGGATGCCGAAAATGAAAAAATAATTCACGATAATCTTCAGTCTTTCTTTAAGGGCAAAACTGTTTTAATTATTGCTCACCGTCTTTCTACGGTGAAAAACGCAAACAAGATCATTGTACTGAAACACGGTGAAATTGTGGAGCAAGGCAACCATCAGGAATTGGTAGCATTGAAAAATGAATACTACAACTTAGTAAGGAATCAATTGGAATTAGGTAGCTAGATCCTTTATAATATTCCCGAAATATTCGACAGCTGATTAAATTCAATAATTTAACAGTTGAAAATGAAAAAAGAGCATAGAAAATTCAGTCCGGTTTTCAAGACCAAAGTAGTCTTAGAAGCCTTTAAAGAAGTCAGTACTATGCAATCCTTGTTGAATCAATCCATCATGAAGATAGTTGATAGGTTAGTCGAATTTTACAATACCGAAAAAAGACATCAGTGTATGGAGCGTCAAATCAAATCTGCCAGCGATAAATCTTTAAATATATTTTTTTATTCTACAATGAAAATTTTTATTACTTAATTTACTACAGGTAATGCGTAATAGTTTTTCTTAGGCTCTTGGTCAAACGTGACGTCTTTATAGTCTGTAACCACATTGTATACGGTATCACGCTCTATAGGGTGGCGACCAACATGACGAATAAGTTCTACCAATTCTTGCGTAGACATCGCTGGTGTTTGCTCTTCTGCACCAGCCATACTATAGATTTTGGTCGTATCATCCAATGTGCCATCAATATCATCCACACCAAAGCTAAGAGACATTTGCGCGGTATCTCTGGATATCATAGCCCAGTAGGCCTTGATGTGTGCAAAATTATCCAGATAGATTCTGGAAATCGCATAGTTACGTAAATCTTCGATCACCGATACCTCTGGAACATCTTCCATCTGATTGTCCTTATTCCGAAATTTGAGTGGTATAAAGGTTTGGAAGCCTTGCGTACGATCCTGCAACTGACGTAAACGCTCCATGTGATCCACACGATGCCAGTATTTTTCGATATGCCCGTAAAGCATCGTTGCATTAGTGTGCATGCCCAACTTATGCGCTTGCTCATGAATGTCTAGCCACTGCTCTGCAGTACATTTATCATGCGCAATCTGCTCCCGAATCTCTGGATGGAAAATCTCTGCACCTCCGCCGGGCATCGAGTCTAAACCTGCTTCTTTCAAATATTTCATGCCATCATAATGCGATAGCTTTGCCTTTTTGAAAATATAATAGTATTCGACCGGTGTAAGCGCCTTGATGTGTAATTCCGGGCGATGTGCTTTGCAACGCTGAAAGAACTCGGCATAAAATGCCAGATTCTGCTTCGGCACCACGCCTCCGGTGATATGAACTTCAGTTACAGGCTCGCCGTCGTAACGTTTCACCACCTCTAGCATGCCATCCACATCCATCTCCCATCCTTCTTCGCGCTGCTTAATCATTCGGGAATACGAACAAAACTTACAGTCGTACACGCATACGTTGGTGGGCTCTATGTGAAAGTTTCTATTAAAATAGGTGGTATCACCATGTCGTTCTTCACGAATATGATTGGCCAATACACCTAAGTAAGACAGCTCGGCATGTTCATACAAGTACACCCCTTCGTCAAAGCTGATACGCTCTCCATCACGTACCTTTATGGCAATCGTTTTGAGCTGCGTATCTAAGCTCGGGTTATTGATCAAAAAATCTAGTTTCTGCTGTGCATCCATGCCACTCTCCTAAATATCTAACAGATACAAATGTATCAAAAATCCCCTAAAATAGTTGTGCCAACAGCTTATTAGCCATGCAACAACTGCGTCATAATCTACCTAAGGTGGTTTTTTAGCTTATTGTTTTACGCGAGGATAGAATTCTTGAATAGCGTGCGTGTAAATCGCCGTATTCAGACGTATCATTTTTTGAAAATAAGCGGGTTGCTCAGCATCGATTGGATACAATGTTAATTGTCGCTTATTGCCTACTATCCTATCCCATACTGTCGTAGGTCCTTTCTGAAGCGATACGGTGAAATAATACAAATAGGGAGCGATCCAGCTTTTATAGTCTTCTTTGCTAATTAGGCTATTAGGATTAAGTAATTCAAAATCATCTCCATTAACCAGACAGGCTTGTAGCTCAATGGCATTCATGGGTACCCCTTTGTGTATGATGATAGCATCATACTGCGGGTCAATAAAAACCCATTTTTGCAGATCAGTCATATACACCTCGTTGACGACATGGCCACCGCCCCATTTCACCTCGGCAATATCACGGATCATGAGGCTAAGTTGACGCGTGCGGAACCCTAGTGAAGCTAAGCACTGTTGCGCTACCGTTGCATATTCTACGCAACGAAATCGACGACCTTTTTCTGCCTCCCGTAGGATATAAACAGCATCCTGGTATTCCGGTACATTTTCGCCATCGTGCACCCATCGGCTTTGCACCCAACTTTGAATGGCTGCAATCTGTTCAAATTCGGTGTGACAATGCTGAACAATACTATCCAACTTATAGGTCTCGCGGAGATAAACATAATCTGCTTCCTGGGATAAATCACGATAAGCAAGCTTGATGTTTGCTGACTTATCATAGTCAAATCTAAGCGGATAGATCGTGGTATCTACTTGATCTTTTCCCATCGCAATCAAACCACCCAGGCGTGGCGACATCCAAAAGATAAATAATATCAACAGGAAAAAAATACCCAGTACTACTTTCCATCCAATGTTCCAGATCTTCTTCATATCAGCAATTAGCTCGAAAACTGCTGCATTTCAATCAAGCGATTATACAATCCATTGTGCGCAATTAGCTCCTGATGTGTTCCTACTTCACGAATACTGCCCCCTTCCAACACAATGATTTTATCCGCATTGTGTATGGTACTGAGTCTATGCGCAATAACAACGGTTGTACGGTTCTTCATCAGGGCATACAGGGCGTCTTGTACTAATTTTTCAGATTCGGTATCTAAAGCTGAGGTAGCTTCATCCAGCAACATAATCGGCGGATTCTTCAGTACTGCTCTAGCAATGCAGATACGCTGACGCTGGCCTCCAGACAATTTAGCACCTCGATCTCCGATATTGGTATGGTATCCGTCTTCGGTTTTCAAGATAAATTCGTGTGCGTTCGCAATGCGTGCAGCTGCCTCAACTTGTTCAGGAGTCGCATTCGTATTAGCAAAGGCAATGTTATTATAGATCGTATCATTAAATAATACAGATTCCTGATTAACTACCCCAATCATGGACCGTAGGTCTTCCTGCTTCAAGTCACGTAAATCTATGCCGTCAAAGCGAATGGAGCCACTAGTTACGTCCATAAATCTAGGAATAAGATCTACTAAGGTCGATTTTCCGCCACCAGATGGCCCTACTAAGGCAATAGTTCCACCTTTAGGAATATCCAAATTAATATCGCGCAACACTTCATGTTCGCCATACGCAAAATGAACATGCTCGAAAGAAATCCCCTGTGTAAAGTCTGTTACAGATTTTGCATTAGTGGCGTCTTTCACTTCATTTTTCTCATCGATCAGCGCCAAAACACGTTCGCCGGCAGCAATACCATTGTGTACATTACTAAATGCATCGGTAAGCGCTTTGGCTGGCCGCATGACTTGAGAAAATATAGCAATATAGGCGATGAATTCGGACGCTCCCAATTCTCCTGTGCCACTTAATACCAGGTGGCCGCCATATACCAGAATCACGGCTACCATGACCACGCCAAGCAATTCTGATACTGGAGATCCCATCTGCTGACGGCGCACCATTCTACGCATAATATTTGCATAACGATGGTTCTCTTTGTTAAAACGGTCTTTTACAAAGAAATTCGCATTGAAGGATTTAATAATCTTCACCCCAGATAGCGCTTCATCCAAATAAGTAATCATATTAGCGTACGATTGCTGTGCCTCTGTAGCCTGCGATTTCAAAGTCTTCACAATTCGGGAAATAAAAAATGCGGATACCGGAATCACCAACAGGGAAAACAAAGTCAGCTTCACCGAAAACACAAATAGCATAATCATATACGCAATGAGTTGCAATGGCTCTTTAAAAGCAACCTGCAATGTGCCCGTTACCGAAAACTGAACCACTTGTACATCCGAAGCAATCTTAGAAATAACATCTCCTTTACGTTGATTGGTAAAATAGCCTAAGTGCAAGCCCATCACATTATCAAATACAGCACGACGAAGATTCAATAAGGTATGGATACGTAGATTCTCCATAATACGCTGTGAGAAATAACGGAAAATATTACTAATCAAAACCGATATAACAATCACAATACAGACGTATTTCAATGCTTCATACGGCCCAATATCATAATATAACCGATCAGCATAATAAGTAAACCAACCGCCAATATCGCTTAATTCTGATGGTCGATCTATCACACCAGATGCTGTCATTCCTTCGTCGCCAGTACCTTTGAATAGTACCTGCAGCAGTGGCGCTAATAATGCTAAATTTAAGGTGCCAAATATTACCGTAACTAGAGTACAGATTATGTACGGTATAGCATATTTTGCAATGGGGTTAGCAAATGATAAAAGTCTAAAATATGTCTTCATCCAGTATTTTAATTGTACAAATGTAGCAAAATTTGACCTACTGCATTGGGATTGTACCAATAGCATCAATATTGTGTCATTATTTTGATATTTAACCAATTTAGATAAATAGTCAAACAAGCACTAAATCTTCTACATAGGCAATTCCAAAGTGACCATTAGATTGACGTAAAAAATTAATACATTCGTGCTTCAAGCTAAATTTTAAAGGACATTATCACCATATACAAATGCAGATAGCCGTAGCAAAACGCCTAGAACAGACGGAAGAATACTACTTTTCGAAAAAACTCCGGGAAATAGAATCGTTGAATAAGGCGGGCAAAAAAATCATTAACCTAGCCATAGGAAGTCCAGACCTGCCGCCTCATCCAAGTGTCGTAGAAGAATTGGTAAAACAAGCGGCTCTTGATACGACGCATGGTTATCAAAGTTATAAAGGCAGTGTGCTTTTGCGGCAAGCTATTGCCGATTGGTATCAACGCTATTATCAAGTAAATGTAGATGCTGCTACCGAGGTACTACCTTTAATGGGTTCTAAAGAGGGTATTATGCATATCTGCATGACCTACTTACAAGCTGGAGACAAGGTATTAATTCCTAATCCTGGATATCCTACCTATGCCTCAGCAGTGCGTCTGAGCGAAGCGACTGCCATACCGTATACACTATCGGAGTCCAACAACTGGCTACCTGATTTGCAGGCATTGGAAAAAAATGGTTTGCAAGATGTGAAGATGATGTGGATCAATTATCCGCACATGCCCACTGGAGCAAGAGCCACCAAAGCTTTTTTTGAAGCCATTATTGCCTTTGGCAAAAAACACCATATTCTGATCTGCCACGATAACCCCTATAGCTTCATCCTCAACGAAGAACCGATGAGCATAATGGCTGTGGAGGGCGCCAAGGACGTAGCGATCGAGCTCAATTCACTGAGCAAATCGGCTAACATGGCCGGGTGGCGTCTGGGTATGCTCGTGGCACATCCTGATCGGATAGATGAGATATTACGCTTTAAATCTAATATGGATTCAGGCATGTTTTTCCCGTTGCAAGCAGCGGCAGCCGTGGCATTATCGTTGGATCAATCTTGGTATGACGAACTGAACACTACCTACCGAGAACGTAGAGAAAAGGTATTTTCCATCATGGATTTGCTAGGCTGTAGCTATCAGAAAGATCAGGTAGGGCTCTTTGTCTGGGCTAAAGTTCCAGATGAAATTAAAGATGCTTATGCCTTAACAGATAAGGTATTATACGATGCTAACGTATTTATTACTCCAGGAGGTATATTTGGTGAAGCAGGATCTCAATATATTCGAATCAGCTTGTGTGCCACAGTCGAAACCTTTGACCAGGCCATCGGAAGAATTCAAACATTAACGACAAATAGTTAACCAATCACCCACATGGAGAATACGATGAATATTGCTATAGTCGGGGTCGGATTAATTGGTGGATCGATGGCAATGAGACTTCGGGAAACTCATTTTGCGACCCGTATTTATGGCGTTGATAAAAGTGAAATCAACCAGAAAAAAGCACTACAACTGGGACTGGTCGACGAAATGGTTGATTTGGAAACTGCGATTGCCAAATGTAAAGTATTGGTATTAACTGTGCCGGTCGATGCGATCATGCAATTGGCACCTTTTATCCTTGATAAAGTGGATCAGCAGGTCGTGATTGACATGGGTTCTACCAAGATCAATATCCTACAACACATTGAGGAACATCCCAATCGCGGCCGCTATATTGCCGCACATCCTATGGCCGGTACGGAGTATTCCGGGCCGGAAGCAGCCATCCCCGATCTCTTTAAAGATAAAGTGATGGTATATGTGGAGGCATTTAAAACAGATGAGGATGCGTTTGATATCGCAGAGAGCATAAGCGAACAACTAGAGATGCGATCCGTGTTTATGAATGCAGAAGAGCACGATATGCACACGGCATATGTTTCCCACATCTCTCATATCACCTCCTTTGCGTTAGCACTCACGGTGCT is a window from the Sphingobacterium sp. lm-10 genome containing:
- a CDS encoding lanthionine synthetase LanC family protein translates to MIKKAEIDIIVDDIRLEIERNNSVFNDASIEYGKMGAALYYFYCQKYYNNQSFVKRGELLIEESITILSETSKKNEYIPKYKGDSVSQSLSSFGKGLLFIQNRFELEYDFSEYYSMLNEVLYESTRQAINRTDYDYFSGCLSSGFYFLNQYYYNNNDQHSIQILKEIVDSILNSAIHHNKVEIYWRSPTYCNQVYLGLSHGSAMIINFLTKIFLFKIHNEKSEEIESVVRKSIRFLMNRKRNLTNGYFPYKFPAIEPFAETQFSMCYGDLGILLGIYNATRAFDLVDLSEEVNTMLHTCSSRKINKNQTQDASILYGAAGLNQIFKDLFEASGDSIFDNASHYWYKQILQYRNKEKLKLAGFIFDYEEDKKIHSSAKYSFFWGIGGIGITLMLENDESLPNLNEITLIGIKN
- a CDS encoding peptidase domain-containing ABC transporter — protein: MKFIPQHDQMDCGPACLSMIASHYGKHIDLQFIRDKAFLTRDGVSLLGLYEASNELGFETTGVQLGIEDIEDIQLPCILHWNQNHFVVLRSVGTRFISKNKIFKIADPSYGFLSVDEEKFKQSWLSNNNEGVALLLDPKEKFFDSTFIAEDKISLKSMTSHIIPYKKELLKLFFFLLLGAATTLVFPLLTQKLIDDGVNKKDVNLIGLILLAQLLFFTGTIIFDIFRNWIVLKIGTKINIKIISDFLNKLLKLPIKFFDTKMMGDFNQRIQDHERIEQFLTSQSILTLLSFISFSVFFGVLWYYDYRILLVYSILTTLSIIWSMYWLKKREIIDYFRFHQRSQDKEAIYEIINGVTEMKLNQYEELKRKEWEEIQQKLFKTNIRVLRINQIQLTGFDFINQTKNILVTFLAAYFVVTDYMSLGSLLSISYIIGQMNSPVNQLVSFLKSLQDAKLSLSRLNEVENHKKEEHGELKLLNIKSNHLSNGTMKGITLESVSFQYEGPKSPFVLNDLKISIPEGKVTAVVGASGSGKTTLMKLLLRFYDPTNGSIYYNGDNVLYLSPKSIRENCGVVMQDGYIFSDTIERNIATGDENIDRKRLDHAVKVANIESFIESLPLGYNTKIGAAGNGISGGQKQRILIARSVYKNPHYIFFDEATSALDAENEKIIHDNLQSFFKGKTVLIIAHRLSTVKNANKIIVLKHGEIVEQGNHQELVALKNEYYNLVRNQLELGS
- the mqnE gene encoding aminofutalosine synthase MqnE; the encoded protein is MDAQQKLDFLINNPSLDTQLKTIAIKVRDGERISFDEGVYLYEHAELSYLGVLANHIREERHGDTTYFNRNFHIEPTNVCVYDCKFCSYSRMIKQREEGWEMDVDGMLEVVKRYDGEPVTEVHITGGVVPKQNLAFYAEFFQRCKAHRPELHIKALTPVEYYYIFKKAKLSHYDGMKYLKEAGLDSMPGGGAEIFHPEIREQIAHDKCTAEQWLDIHEQAHKLGMHTNATMLYGHIEKYWHRVDHMERLRQLQDRTQGFQTFIPLKFRNKDNQMEDVPEVSVIEDLRNYAISRIYLDNFAHIKAYWAMISRDTAQMSLSFGVDDIDGTLDDTTKIYSMAGAEEQTPAMSTQELVELIRHVGRHPIERDTVYNVVTDYKDVTFDQEPKKNYYALPVVN
- a CDS encoding transglutaminase-like domain-containing protein — translated: MKKIWNIGWKVVLGIFFLLILFIFWMSPRLGGLIAMGKDQVDTTIYPLRFDYDKSANIKLAYRDLSQEADYVYLRETYKLDSIVQHCHTEFEQIAAIQSWVQSRWVHDGENVPEYQDAVYILREAEKGRRFRCVEYATVAQQCLASLGFRTRQLSLMIRDIAEVKWGGGHVVNEVYMTDLQKWVFIDPQYDAIIIHKGVPMNAIELQACLVNGDDFELLNPNSLISKEDYKSWIAPYLYYFTVSLQKGPTTVWDRIVGNKRQLTLYPIDAEQPAYFQKMIRLNTAIYTHAIQEFYPRVKQ
- a CDS encoding ABC transporter ATP-binding protein, which gives rise to MKTYFRLLSFANPIAKYAIPYIICTLVTVIFGTLNLALLAPLLQVLFKGTGDEGMTASGVIDRPSELSDIGGWFTYYADRLYYDIGPYEALKYVCIVIVISVLISNIFRYFSQRIMENLRIHTLLNLRRAVFDNVMGLHLGYFTNQRKGDVISKIASDVQVVQFSVTGTLQVAFKEPLQLIAYMIMLFVFSVKLTLFSLLVIPVSAFFISRIVKTLKSQATEAQQSYANMITYLDEALSGVKIIKSFNANFFVKDRFNKENHRYANIMRRMVRRQQMGSPVSELLGVVMVAVILVYGGHLVLSGTGELGASEFIAYIAIFSQVMRPAKALTDAFSNVHNGIAAGERVLALIDEKNEVKDATNAKSVTDFTQGISFEHVHFAYGEHEVLRDINLDIPKGGTIALVGPSGGGKSTLVDLIPRFMDVTSGSIRFDGIDLRDLKQEDLRSMIGVVNQESVLFNDTIYNNIAFANTNATPEQVEAAARIANAHEFILKTEDGYHTNIGDRGAKLSGGQRQRICIARAVLKNPPIMLLDEATSALDTESEKLVQDALYALMKNRTTVVIAHRLSTIHNADKIIVLEGGSIREVGTHQELIAHNGLYNRLIEMQQFSS
- a CDS encoding aminotransferase class I/II-fold pyridoxal phosphate-dependent enzyme; amino-acid sequence: MQIAVAKRLEQTEEYYFSKKLREIESLNKAGKKIINLAIGSPDLPPHPSVVEELVKQAALDTTHGYQSYKGSVLLRQAIADWYQRYYQVNVDAATEVLPLMGSKEGIMHICMTYLQAGDKVLIPNPGYPTYASAVRLSEATAIPYTLSESNNWLPDLQALEKNGLQDVKMMWINYPHMPTGARATKAFFEAIIAFGKKHHILICHDNPYSFILNEEPMSIMAVEGAKDVAIELNSLSKSANMAGWRLGMLVAHPDRIDEILRFKSNMDSGMFFPLQAAAAVALSLDQSWYDELNTTYRERREKVFSIMDLLGCSYQKDQVGLFVWAKVPDEIKDAYALTDKVLYDANVFITPGGIFGEAGSQYIRISLCATVETFDQAIGRIQTLTTNS
- a CDS encoding prephenate dehydrogenase is translated as MENTMNIAIVGVGLIGGSMAMRLRETHFATRIYGVDKSEINQKKALQLGLVDEMVDLETAIAKCKVLVLTVPVDAIMQLAPFILDKVDQQVVIDMGSTKINILQHIEEHPNRGRYIAAHPMAGTEYSGPEAAIPDLFKDKVMVYVEAFKTDEDAFDIAESISEQLEMRSVFMNAEEHDMHTAYVSHISHITSFALALTVLQKEKSQGRIFELAGSGFESTVRLAKSSPDMWTPILKQNRENVLEVLEEHIKQLQKIYHNLENEDYDSLHKLIKRSNKIKRIIR